A genomic stretch from Deltaproteobacteria bacterium PRO3 includes:
- a CDS encoding DNA repair protein RecN: MLAEIHIKNFNIAESVKVEFDRGFHVISGETGAGKSILLQALAFALGERADAETVRAGADEAVVTAVFELGKNAALKSFLSEASLEVPE, encoded by the coding sequence ATGCTCGCCGAGATCCATATCAAAAATTTCAACATCGCCGAGTCGGTCAAGGTCGAATTCGACCGGGGCTTCCACGTCATCTCCGGCGAGACGGGGGCGGGGAAGTCCATCCTCCTGCAGGCCCTGGCCTTCGCCCTGGGCGAGCGCGCTGACGCCGAGACCGTCCGCGCCGGGGCCGACGAGGCGGTGGTGACCGCGGTCTTCGAGCTGGGCAAGAACGCCGCCCTGAAGTCCTTCCTCTCCGAGGCCAGCTTGGAAGTGCCCGAAG
- a CDS encoding replication-associated recombination protein A has protein sequence MTDLFEHAAERELQQQAPLAERLRPQSLDEVVGQHKLLGPEGPLRVLIERDQLPSIILWGPPGSGKTTLARVIAHHTRSKFQALSAVLSGVKDLREVVEAAKADFKFSRKRTIVFIDEIHRFNKAQQDALLPHLEAGTITLIGATTENPSFEVIGPLLSRARVFVLEALSEEDLKGLLQRGIHSMGVPVETEAEALLVEYAAGDARRLLNTYEIAANLAGKSGRVDVKTVEQAAQRKTLLYDKSGEEHYNLISAFIKSMRNSDPDAAVYYLARMYEAGEDPLFLARRMVIFASEDVGLADPQAIQVAIAAMQSYDFVGRPEGWIPLSHCAVYLALAPKDNSSYMAYQNAKAEIEKSGPLPTPLHLRNAPTKLMKELGYHKGYRYAHDDPKAAQEMDCLPEKLRGRKFFRKKGEA, from the coding sequence ATGACCGATCTCTTCGAACACGCCGCCGAGCGGGAACTGCAGCAACAGGCCCCGCTGGCCGAGCGCCTGAGACCGCAGAGCCTGGACGAGGTCGTCGGCCAGCACAAGCTGCTCGGCCCCGAGGGCCCGCTGCGGGTCTTGATCGAAAGGGATCAGCTCCCCTCGATCATCCTCTGGGGTCCCCCGGGCAGCGGCAAAACCACCCTGGCCCGGGTCATCGCCCATCACACCCGCTCCAAATTCCAGGCCCTTTCCGCCGTGCTCTCCGGGGTCAAGGACCTGCGGGAGGTGGTCGAGGCGGCCAAGGCGGACTTCAAATTTTCCCGCAAACGCACCATCGTCTTTATCGACGAGATCCATCGCTTCAACAAGGCCCAGCAGGACGCCTTGCTGCCCCATCTCGAGGCCGGCACCATCACCCTGATCGGCGCCACCACCGAAAACCCCAGCTTTGAAGTGATCGGCCCCCTGCTCTCCCGCGCCCGCGTCTTCGTCTTGGAGGCCTTGAGCGAGGAAGATCTGAAGGGGCTTTTGCAGCGTGGAATCCATTCCATGGGCGTGCCGGTGGAAACCGAGGCCGAGGCCCTGCTGGTCGAGTACGCCGCCGGCGACGCGCGGCGCCTGCTCAACACCTATGAGATCGCCGCCAACTTGGCCGGAAAATCGGGGCGCGTGGACGTCAAGACCGTCGAGCAGGCCGCGCAACGCAAGACCTTGCTCTACGACAAGAGCGGCGAGGAGCACTACAACCTGATCAGCGCCTTTATTAAAAGCATGCGCAACTCCGATCCGGACGCCGCGGTCTACTACCTCGCCCGGATGTACGAGGCCGGCGAAGACCCGCTTTTCCTGGCCCGGCGCATGGTGATCTTCGCCAGCGAGGACGTGGGATTGGCCGACCCGCAGGCGATCCAGGTCGCGATCGCCGCCATGCAGTCTTATGATTTCGTGGGCCGGCCCGAGGGCTGGATCCCGCTCAGTCACTGCGCCGTCTACCTGGCCCTGGCCCCGAAGGACAACTCCAGCTACATGGCCTACCAGAACGCCAAGGCGGAGATCGAGAAGTCCGGGCCGCTGCCGACTCCCCTGCACCTGCGCAATGCGCCGACCAAGCTGATGAAGGAGCTCGGTTACCATAAAGGCTACCGCTACGCCCACGACGACCCCAAAGCGGCGCAGGAGATGGATTGCCTCCCGGAGAAACTGCGCGGCCGGAAATTCTTCCGCAAGAAGGGTGAGGCATGA